One stretch of Syntrophorhabdaceae bacterium DNA includes these proteins:
- a CDS encoding [Fe-Fe] hydrogenase large subunit C-terminal domain-containing protein encodes MTNINSSERQGYTVQKKDNLYEISVNNRRCRKCSFCIQICPAKAIKLQKDNIKILHERCIMCGSCITECPQKALNYKSGLQQVVDLLLNKEKTIACIDPAFPAILDKWTPGQFVTALKMIGFTEVWEGAFGAELVSQAYRKLLSEETDKPLISSFCPVVVFYIQKYLPNLIPNLVPIVSPMIAIGRIARKMKGDEWKIVYITPCLAQMKEMSSPEVAGAIDHVITFMDVKKILKDRMDSGEKLAEAGFDGPKPFLGRVISVIGGLYRSTGSQFDILMDDVTVTYGHRRTIDSLNQLATGYFSARFFDFLFCHGCVDGPFVSRDLSVIARRQKVVRYAKQEMEKQDVLSVITELDKFESVDLKRNFLNMEQRLPTPTEEQIKAILKKIDKLPPNRNLDCRACGYTSCREKAIAVAQGIADEEYCLPYLLEQSKKIYHELEKSHKELQMSHQALEQAQAQLIKTEKLASIGQLAAGVAHEINNPLGTIMIYAHILQKGFDKDDPRRDDIEIIISEANRAKEIVQGLLSFARETKLKPGPTNINDLLEDVLGLVVNQSLFHNIKIEKNFFEDLPTIVADETKLKQVFLNIILNAAQAMEGSGKLLIATNLDKNYIKIRIQDTGPGISPEIMGNLFSPFFTTKEKGTGLGLAISYGIIERHMGKIDVETELGKGTAFIIYLPVVLEDNTLEDTKVA; translated from the coding sequence ATGACAAATATAAATTCATCGGAAAGACAGGGATATACAGTACAAAAAAAGGATAATCTTTACGAGATATCCGTAAATAACCGAAGATGTCGTAAGTGTTCGTTTTGCATACAAATATGCCCTGCTAAGGCAATTAAACTCCAAAAGGATAATATAAAGATTTTACATGAACGGTGCATAATGTGTGGCAGTTGTATAACAGAATGCCCACAGAAGGCATTGAATTATAAAAGCGGACTTCAGCAAGTTGTTGATCTTTTATTAAACAAGGAGAAGACCATAGCATGTATTGACCCCGCCTTTCCTGCCATTCTTGATAAATGGACACCAGGTCAATTTGTTACAGCACTGAAAATGATAGGATTTACCGAGGTCTGGGAGGGTGCATTTGGAGCTGAACTTGTAAGCCAGGCATACAGAAAACTTCTGTCAGAGGAAACAGATAAGCCCCTTATATCATCATTCTGCCCTGTAGTTGTATTTTACATTCAGAAATATCTTCCCAATCTTATTCCAAATCTGGTCCCTATAGTATCACCCATGATCGCTATAGGGAGGATTGCAAGAAAGATGAAAGGCGATGAATGGAAGATTGTATATATAACACCCTGTTTGGCCCAGATGAAAGAGATGTCAAGCCCAGAGGTAGCAGGTGCCATAGACCATGTCATCACTTTTATGGATGTCAAGAAAATTCTTAAAGATCGAATGGATAGTGGAGAGAAACTGGCTGAAGCAGGCTTTGATGGCCCTAAGCCTTTCCTCGGAAGGGTTATATCAGTAATAGGTGGTTTATACAGGAGCACTGGTTCGCAATTTGATATACTTATGGATGATGTAACAGTGACATATGGCCATAGGAGAACCATAGATTCATTAAATCAACTTGCCACAGGATATTTCAGCGCAAGATTTTTTGATTTTTTATTCTGCCATGGTTGCGTGGATGGGCCTTTTGTAAGTAGGGATCTGTCTGTAATTGCCAGAAGACAAAAGGTTGTCAGATATGCCAAGCAGGAAATGGAAAAACAAGATGTGTTAAGTGTTATAACAGAACTTGATAAATTTGAATCTGTTGATTTGAAAAGAAACTTCTTAAATATGGAGCAAAGACTGCCAACCCCTACTGAAGAACAGATAAAAGCAATACTCAAGAAGATAGATAAACTACCGCCGAATCGCAATCTTGACTGCAGGGCATGTGGTTATACATCTTGCAGGGAAAAGGCAATAGCAGTTGCACAGGGGATTGCAGACGAGGAATATTGCTTGCCATATCTTTTGGAACAGAGTAAGAAGATATACCATGAGCTTGAAAAATCCCATAAAGAACTTCAGATGTCCCATCAGGCACTTGAACAGGCACAGGCTCAGCTTATCAAGACGGAAAAGCTTGCCTCCATTGGTCAGCTTGCCGCAGGTGTTGCCCATGAGATCAATAACCCCTTGGGGACAATAATGATCTATGCCCATATACTCCAGAAGGGCTTTGATAAGGATGACCCAAGGAGAGATGATATTGAGATTATTATAAGCGAGGCAAACAGGGCAAAGGAGATTGTTCAGGGTTTACTTAGCTTCGCCAGGGAGACAAAGCTTAAACCAGGGCCAACAAATATAAATGACCTCCTTGAAGATGTCCTTGGACTTGTGGTGAATCAATCCCTCTTTCACAATATAAAAATAGAAAAGAATTTTTTTGAGGACCTACCTACGATAGTTGCCGATGAAACAAAACTTAAACAGGTATTTCTCAATATAATATTGAACGCTGCCCAGGCAATGGAGGGTAGCGGTAAGTTATTAATTGCTACCAATCTGGATAAGAATTATATTAAAATAAGGATACAGGATACAGGGCCAGGCATATCCCCAGAGATTATGGGAAATCTTTTCTCGCCTTTTTTTACCACAAAGGAAAAAGGCACAGGGCTTGGGCTTGCCATATCTTATGGTATAATTGAAAGACACATGGGAAAGATCGATGTGGAAACAGAGCTTGGTAAAGGAACAGCATTTATAATTTATCTTCCAGTTGTTTTAGAAGATAATACTTTAGAGGATACAAAGGTAGCCTGA
- a CDS encoding radical SAM protein, whose protein sequence is MNKRSLRYEIGPIRPPNEAYSLLVRFTRNCPWNQCAFCHTYKGKKFEKRSLEEIKKDIDTIRAIYDDIHETSWRLGLSGKITEEMAESILSGSAYNECYKSVLIWAYFGGKNVFIQDANSPAMDIEVMAEALRYLKEKLPSTERITSYARSRTIAKRLNLEDLIKLKSAGLTRLHIGLESGSDFLLKYIKKGVTREEHIQAGIKVKESGIELSEYVVLGLGGKKWWVEHAKETADVLNKINPDFIRFRTLKVLKDMPLYEKVESGDFIIPHEEDILKEERLLLENLSGITSFIKSDHILNLLEEVDGKLPEDKERLIGVIDRYLSLSEEKRLVFRFGRRAGIYRYLDDLNDELTYYRLKKNIREIEDREPGSIEKTLSLLLENYI, encoded by the coding sequence ATGAATAAAAGGTCATTAAGATACGAAATAGGACCCATAAGACCACCAAATGAGGCATATAGCCTCCTTGTTAGGTTCACAAGAAACTGTCCATGGAATCAGTGCGCCTTCTGTCATACTTACAAAGGAAAAAAATTTGAAAAAAGGTCCTTGGAAGAGATAAAGAAGGATATAGATACCATCAGGGCTATATACGATGATATCCATGAGACATCATGGAGATTAGGTTTAAGTGGAAAGATAACAGAGGAGATGGCAGAATCCATATTATCTGGAAGTGCTTACAATGAATGCTATAAAAGTGTCCTCATATGGGCGTATTTTGGTGGTAAGAATGTCTTTATCCAGGATGCAAACTCACCAGCCATGGATATAGAAGTAATGGCAGAGGCATTGAGATATTTAAAAGAAAAACTACCATCAACAGAGAGGATTACATCCTATGCCCGTTCAAGGACCATTGCAAAAAGGTTAAACTTAGAGGATTTGATAAAGCTAAAGAGTGCAGGGCTTACAAGGCTACACATTGGACTTGAATCAGGCAGCGATTTCCTTCTCAAATATATAAAAAAGGGGGTCACAAGGGAAGAACATATACAGGCAGGGATAAAGGTAAAGGAATCAGGGATAGAACTGTCTGAATATGTTGTCCTTGGTCTTGGCGGGAAAAAATGGTGGGTTGAACATGCAAAAGAGACCGCAGATGTCCTTAATAAGATAAATCCAGATTTCATAAGATTCAGAACCCTTAAAGTCCTAAAGGATATGCCCCTTTATGAAAAGGTGGAAAGCGGAGACTTTATCATCCCCCACGAAGAGGATATATTAAAAGAAGAAAGGCTACTTCTTGAAAATCTCTCGGGGATTACAAGTTTTATTAAAAGTGACCACATATTAAACCTCCTGGAAGAGGTAGATGGCAAACTCCCTGAGGATAAGGAAAGATTAATTGGTGTAATAGACAGATATCTTTCCCTTAGCGAAGAAAAGAGGCTTGTCTTTAGATTCGGAAGGAGGGCAGGCATTTACAGGTATCTTGACGACCTAAATGATGAACTCACATATTATAGATTAAAAAAGAACATCAGGGAAATTGAGGATAGAGAACCAGGTAGTATAGAAAAAACCCTTTCTCTTTTATTGGAGAATTACATTTAA
- a CDS encoding PocR ligand-binding domain-containing protein: MELTDIFPLEEWKKFADSIYENFGLNGAIYKPDNFRLTKSDKWSNKICPLIQNSENVIICSSSQKRISKLVINKLDSVIDECDAGFIKFVVPIYVKKDLVGMAGGCGCLMKDSEIDIFFISKILELEEKDAEQLISHVPQISKEELEKAIKFVKEKIDDILKQRGLA, from the coding sequence ATGGAATTAACCGATATTTTTCCATTAGAGGAATGGAAAAAATTTGCAGATAGTATTTATGAAAATTTTGGATTAAACGGTGCTATTTATAAACCTGACAATTTTAGACTTACAAAGTCTGATAAATGGTCTAACAAGATATGCCCTCTTATACAAAATAGTGAAAATGTTATTATTTGCAGTTCGTCACAAAAAAGAATATCTAAATTAGTCATAAATAAACTTGATTCTGTTATAGATGAATGCGATGCAGGATTTATAAAATTTGTGGTCCCTATATATGTAAAAAAGGATTTGGTGGGAATGGCAGGAGGTTGTGGATGTCTAATGAAAGACTCAGAAATTGATATTTTTTTTATAAGTAAAATTCTTGAATTGGAAGAAAAAGATGCTGAGCAACTCATATCCCATGTCCCTCAGATATCTAAAGAAGAACTTGAGAAGGCTATAAAATTTGTAAAAGAAAAAATAGATGATATTTTAAAACAAAGAGGTTTGGCATAA
- the pyk gene encoding pyruvate kinase, with translation MAWRRKAKIVCTIGPASNSQQILEKLIEGGMDVARLNFSHGDHDFHRDVIGKIRRLSKKLNKNTAILQDLQGIKIRVGKVKDGGIRLNKNHIIRVMKGDGLSNEDAIYISYPWLIDDAMPGNRILIDDGLIQLNVEEKKEDFLLSRVIEGGLLKDNKGVNLPRMEIRTPPFTEKDRRDLLFGMEEGVDYIAMSFVRNAADIINVKNFMEEQGRIIPIIAKIEKEEAIKDIENILEVAEGIMIARGDLGVEMPLEEIPLYQKMLIKKANDAMKIVITATQMLESMTQHSRPTRAETTDVANAVLDGSDALMLSAETSAGKFPVDAVKVMDTIITFTERSWYEHMEASPHKNGILFSKSAFIEKAIAKAAAQAAMDTGAKVIVAFTRTGFTARLISKFRPETPIVAFSSNNDVVKRMSIYRGVEAYYIRNLIDTDDMIREVNSFMLANRLLEKGDKVILVAGHPVTASAKTNMIKVHVIE, from the coding sequence ATGGCATGGAGGAGAAAGGCTAAGATAGTCTGCACTATAGGCCCTGCATCAAACTCTCAACAAATCTTAGAAAAACTTATAGAGGGTGGCATGGATGTTGCCCGCCTTAATTTTTCCCATGGTGACCATGATTTTCACAGAGATGTCATAGGAAAGATAAGAAGGTTATCAAAAAAGCTGAATAAAAATACTGCTATTCTTCAAGACCTTCAAGGGATCAAAATAAGGGTGGGCAAGGTAAAAGATGGAGGTATCCGACTAAATAAAAATCACATAATTCGAGTAATGAAAGGAGATGGGTTAAGTAACGAAGATGCCATATACATTTCTTACCCGTGGCTTATTGATGACGCTATGCCAGGAAACAGAATACTCATCGATGATGGTCTTATTCAGCTTAATGTGGAGGAAAAAAAGGAGGATTTTCTTTTATCAAGGGTTATTGAAGGTGGATTACTCAAAGACAATAAGGGTGTGAATCTGCCAAGAATGGAAATAAGGACACCACCTTTTACTGAAAAAGACAGGCGAGACCTTTTATTCGGTATGGAAGAAGGCGTTGATTATATAGCCATGTCTTTTGTGAGGAATGCTGCTGACATAATAAATGTAAAGAATTTTATGGAGGAGCAAGGCCGCATAATACCAATTATTGCCAAAATAGAAAAGGAAGAAGCAATAAAAGATATAGAAAATATCCTTGAAGTAGCTGAAGGCATTATGATAGCAAGGGGTGATCTCGGTGTTGAGATGCCCCTTGAGGAGATTCCGCTTTATCAGAAAATGCTCATAAAAAAGGCTAATGATGCCATGAAGATAGTTATAACTGCCACACAGATGCTCGAATCCATGACCCAGCACTCAAGGCCTACAAGGGCAGAGACAACGGATGTGGCAAATGCCGTTCTTGACGGAAGCGATGCATTGATGTTATCGGCAGAGACATCAGCAGGTAAATTTCCCGTGGATGCCGTTAAGGTTATGGATACCATCATTACCTTCACAGAGAGATCATGGTATGAACATATGGAGGCAAGTCCTCATAAAAATGGAATTCTTTTCTCTAAATCAGCGTTCATAGAAAAGGCCATTGCAAAGGCTGCTGCCCAAGCAGCCATGGACACAGGCGCAAAGGTGATTGTGGCATTCACAAGGACAGGATTTACAGCAAGACTCATATCAAAATTCAGACCTGAAACCCCAATTGTGGCTTTTTCATCTAATAATGATGTGGTGAAGAGGATGTCCATCTATAGGGGCGTCGAGGCATACTATATAAGAAACTTAATAGATACCGATGATATGATAAGGGAGGTAAACTCTTTCATGCTTGCAAATAGATTATTGGAAAAAGGCGACAAGGTGATACTGGTGGCAGGTCATCCCGTGACTGCTTCAGCCAAGACAAATATGATTAAAGTCCATGTTATTGAATAA
- a CDS encoding DUF721 domain-containing protein: MALISVGSIIGKVLKKCKLPDDLDAYKAFSLWENIVGDKIAMHAKPAKIKGRILYIEVDDPLWLAQMKYMKLDILEKLERQIKDGVFQDIKFYLK; this comes from the coding sequence ATGGCATTGATCTCTGTGGGATCCATAATAGGTAAGGTTCTAAAAAAGTGTAAGCTTCCCGATGATTTGGATGCATATAAAGCCTTTTCTTTATGGGAGAATATTGTTGGCGATAAGATAGCTATGCACGCAAAACCTGCGAAAATAAAGGGCAGAATACTATACATAGAGGTAGATGATCCTCTCTGGCTTGCCCAGATGAAATATATGAAGTTGGATATATTAGAAAAGCTTGAAAGACAGATTAAAGATGGCGTTTTTCAGGATATAAAATTCTATCTAAAGTAA